One segment of Eschrichtius robustus isolate mEscRob2 chromosome 3, mEscRob2.pri, whole genome shotgun sequence DNA contains the following:
- the PEAR1 gene encoding platelet endothelial aggregation receptor 1 isoform X2, with protein MMCVGVVYRTVYRQVVKTEHRMRLQCCRGFYESSGACVPLCAQECVHGRCMAPNQCQCVQDWRGDDCSSACAPGVWGPQCDKSCNCGNSSSCDPKSGACSCAPGLQPPHCSRPCSPGRYGPACQFSCQCHGAPCDPQTGACLCPPERTGPSCEVSCSQDSVGFSCPSTPPCQNGGVFQASWGSCSCPPGWMGTICSLPCPEGSYGPNCSQECRCHNGGLCDRFTGQCHCAPGYTGDRCREECPVGRFGQDCAETCDCATGARCFPANGACLCEHGFTGDRCAERLCPDGLYGLSCQMPCTCDLEHSLNCHPMSGECSCLPGWAGLHCNESCPQDTHGPGCQEHCLCLHGGVCQPDSGLCRCAPGYTGPHCASLCPPDTYGVNCSARCSCENAIACSPIDGACVCKEGWQHGNCSVPCPPGTWGFGCNASCQCAHEAACSPQTGACTCTPGWHGTHCQLPCLKGQFGEGCASRCDCDHSDGCDPVHGHCQCQAGWTGTRCHLPCPEGFWGANCSNTCTCKNGGTCVPENGNCVCAPGFRGPSCQRSCQPGRYGKRCVPCKCANHSSCHPSNGTCYCMAGWTGPDCSQPCPLGHWGANCAQLCQCRHGGTCHPQHGSCFCPPGRTGHLCLEGCSPGMFGANCSQPCQCGPGERCHPETGACVCPPGHSGAPCRIGSQEPFTMTPTSPVAYNSLGAVIGIAVLGSLVVALVALFIGYRHWQKGKEHQHLAVAYSSGRLDGSEYVMPDVPPSYSHYYSNPSYHTLSQCSPNPPPPNKVPGSQLFASLQAPERPGGALGHDNHATLPADWKHRREPPPGPLDRGSSRLDRSYSCSYSNRNGPGPFYSKGPISEEGLGASVASLSSENPYATIRDLPGLLGSPRESSYMEMKGPPSGSPPRQPSQLRDSQRRRHPQPERDSGTYEQPSPLTHDRDSVGSQPPLPPGLPPGHYDSPKNSHIPGHYDLPPVRHPPSPPLRRQDR; from the exons CTTGTGCCCCGGGCGTTTGGGGGCCACAGTGTGACAAGTCCTGCAACTGCGGCAACAGCAGCTCCTGTGACCCCAAGAGTGGGGCATGTTCCTGTGCCCCTGGGCTGCAGCCTCCACACTGCTCTCGGCCCTGCTCCCCTGGCCGCTACGGCCCTGCCTGCCAGTTCAGCTGCCAGTGCCATGGGGCACCCTGTGACCCCCAGACCGGAGCCTGCCTCTGCCCCCCAGAGAGAACTGGGCCCAG CTGCGAGGTGTCCTGTTCACAGGACAGTGTTGGCTTCTCCTGCCCCAGCACCCCTCCTTGCCAAAATGGGGGTGTCTTCCAGGCCTCTTGGGGCTCCTGCAGCTGCCCACCTGGCTGGATG GGCaccatctgttccctgccctgcCCCGAGGGCTCCTATGGACCCAACTGCTCCCAGGAATGTCGCTGTCACAACGGAGGCCTCTGCGACCGGTTCACCGGGCAGTGTCACTGCGCTCCGGGATACACAGGGGACCG GTGCCGTGAGGAGTGCCCCGTGGGCCGCTTCGGGCAGGACTGTGCTGAGACTTGCGACTGCGCCACCGGCGCCCGCTGCTTCCCGGCCAACGGCGCGTGTCTGTGCGAACACGGCTTCACTGGGGACCGCTGCGCCGAACGTCTCTGCCCCGACGGCCTCTACGGCCTCAGCTGCCAGATGCCCTGCACCTGCGACCTGGAACACAGTCTCAA CTGCCACCCGATGAGCGGGGAGTGCTCTTGCCTGCCGGGCTGGGCGGGCCTCCACTGCAACGAGAGCTGCCCGCAGGACACGCACGGGCCCGGCTGCCAGGAGCACTGCCTCTGCCTGCACGGCGGCGTCTGCCAGCCCGACAGCGGCCTCTGCCGGTGCGCGCCCGGCTACACG GGCCCGCACTGCGCTAGCCTCTGTCCCCCTGACACCTATGGGGTCAACTGCTCCGCACGCTGCTCCTGCGAAAATGCCATCGCCTGCTCGCCCATCGACGGCGCCTGCGTCTGCAAGGAAG GTTGGCAGCATGGTAACTGCTCCGTGCCCTGTCCGCCTGGAACCTGGGGCTTCGGTTGCAATGCCAGCTGCCAGTGTGCCCATGAGGCAGCCTGCAGCCCCCAAACTGGAGCCTGTACCTGTACCCCTGGGTGGCACGGGACCCACTGCCAGCTCCCCTGCCTG AAGGGGCAGTTTGGTGAAGGCTGTGCCAGTCGCTGTGACTGTGACCATTCTGATGGCTGCGACCCTGTTCACGGACACTGCCAGTGCCAGGCTGGCTGGACAG GTACCCGCTGCCACCTGCCCTGCCCTGAGGGCTTCTGGGGAGCCAACTGTAGCAACACCTGCACCTGCAAGAATGGGGGCACCTGCGTCCCTGAGAATGGCAATTGTGTGTGTGCACCTGGATTCCGAGGCCCCTCCTGCCAGAGAT CCTGTCAGCCCGGCCGCTACGGCAAACGCTGTGTGCCCTGCAAGTGTGCTAACCACTCCTCCTGCCACCCTTCGAATGGGACCTGCTACTGCATGGCTGGCTGGACAGGCCCTGACTGCTCCCAAC CGTGCCCTCTAGGACACTGGGGGGCCAACTGTGCCCAGCTCTGCCAGTGTCGCCATGGCGGGACCTGCCACCCCCAGCATGGGAGTTGTTTCTGCCCCCCAGGCCGGACCGGACATCTCTGCTTGGAAG GCTGCTCTCCAGGGATGTTCGGCGCCAATTGTTCCCAACCATGCCAGTGTGGTCCTGGAGAGAGGTGCCACCCAGAGACTGGGGCCTGTGTGTGTCCCCCAGGGCACAGTGGTGCCCCCTGCAGGATTG GAAGCCAGGAGCCATTCACCATGACGCCTACCTCTCCGGTGGCCTATAACTCACTCGGGGCAGTGATTGGCATTGCAGTGCTGGGATCCCTGGTGGTGGCCCTGGTGGCGCTGTTCATTGGCTACCGCCATTGGCAAAAAGGCAAGGAGCACCAGCACCTGGCAGTGGCCTACAGCAGCGGGCGACTGGACGGCTCTGAGTACGTCATGCCAG ATGTCCCTCCGAGCTACAGTCACTACTACTCCAACCCCAGCTACCACACCCTGTCACAGTGCTCACCTAACCCCCCGCCCCCTAACAAG gTTCCAGGCAGTCAGCTCTTTGCCAGCCTCCAGGCCCCTGAGCGGCCGGGTGGAGCCCTTGGGCATGATAACCACGCCACGCTGCCTGCTGACTGGAAGCACCGCCGGGAGCCCCCTCCAGGGCCTCTGGACAGGG GTAGCAGCCGCCTGGACCGAAGCTACAGCTGTAGCTACAGCAACAGGAATGGCCCTGGCCCCTTCTACAGTAAag GGCCCATCTCTGAAGAGGGTCTGGGGGCCAGCGTGGCTTCCCTGAGCAGTGAGAACCCTTACGCCACCATACGGGACCTGCCCGGCCTGCTAGGGAGCCCCCGGGAGAGCAGCTACATGGAGATGAAAGGCCCTCCCTCAGGGTCTCCCCCCAGGCAGCCTTCTCAGCTCCGGGACAGCCAGAGGCGGCGACACCCCCAGCCAGAGAGAGACAGTGGCACCTATGAGCAGCCCAGCCCCCTGACCCATG ACCGAGACTCTGTGGGTTCCCAGCCCCCTCTGCCCCCGGGCCTGCCTCCTGGCCACTATGACTCACCCAAGAACAGCCACATCCCTGGACACTACGACTTGCCTCCAGTACGGCATCCCCCGTCACCCCCACTTCGGCGCCAGGACCGTTGA
- the LRRC71 gene encoding leucine-rich repeat-containing protein 71, translating to MSGEASAPPVASPRAPRPGIQKSSGAVTRKGDRGAKEKPTTVLPPVGEEEPKNPEEYQGTGVLEVDFAELCTRWGYTDFPKVVTRPRPHPTFVPSASTSEKPTVDEQRLSGSCSLNSLESKYEFFRPTIQVELEPEDKSVKEIYIRGWKVEERILGIFSKCLTSLSQLQAINLWKVGLTDKTLTTFIALLPLCSSTLRKVSLEGNPLPEQSYYKLMAVDSTIVHLSLRNNNIDDHGAQLLGQALSTLHSCNRTLVSLNLGFNHIGDEGAGYIADGLRFNRSLLWLSLAHNCIQDKGALKLAEVLRPFELTHTEVVERRRLLLEKGSQERSRSPSTSRHGDSKTEREKNQLMGVSSFAMVEKDKTQTTKTPKGLGKKKEKSGEVVKKEEKSGSGQLPTQGTPKKEDSTKAGKGKVTIPEQKLSKGKGTKTGSKEKRSILLESELVGETSEMVSPLLEPVEHRDGKVFMPGNKVLLHLNLLRNRITEVGLEAFLTTVQYQAQFSKSKSASKGPVGLLWLSLAKNCFSPQCPAYTTIQELMLPRDPVSKAKHKEAAAVAPST from the exons ATGTCGGGCGAGGCGAGCGCACCACCGGTGGCCTCACCCAGGGCCCCGCGTCCCGGGATCCAGAAGTCATCCGGTGCAGTGACCAGGAAGGGGGACCGCGGGGCCAAGGAGAAGCCGACGACCGTCCTGCCGCCGGTGGGGGAGGAGGAACCCAAAAACCCTG AGGAGTACCAGGGCACCGGCGTCCTCGAGGTGGACTTCGCTGAGCTCTGCACGCGGTGGGGCTACACGGACTTCCCCAAAGTGGTCACCCGGCCCCGCCCGCACCCGACCTTCGTCCCCTCCGCCTCTACGTCGGAAAAGCCCACCGTAG ACGAACAGCGGCTGTCTGGGTCCTGCAGCCTCAACAGCCTGGAGAGCAAATACGAGTTCTTCCGGCCCACCATCCAGGTGGAGCTGGAGCCCGAGGACAAGTCCGTGAAGGAAATCTACATCCGCG GTTGGAAGGTTGAGGAGCGGATCCTGGGTATCTTCTCTAAGTGTCTGACCTCCCTCAGCCAGCTTCAGGCCATCAA CTTGTGGAAGGTGGGGCTGACTGATAAGACCCTGACCACCTTTATCgccctcctgcctctctgctcATCCACGCTCAG GAAGGTGTCTCTGGAGGGGAACCCGCTGCCGGAGCAGTCCTATTACAAGCTCATGGCAGTGGACAGCAC GATCGTGCACTTGTCTCTGAGGAACAACAACATCGACGACCACGGGGCGCAGCTCCTAGGCCAGGCTCTGTCCACGCTGCACAGCTGCAACCGGACCCTGGTCTCCCTCAACCTGGGCTTCAACCACATCGGTGACGAGGGCGCGGGCTACATCGCGGAC GGCCTCCGGTTCAACCGCTCCCTGCTCTGGCTGTCCCTGGCCCACAACTGCATCCAGGACAAGGGCGCCCTGAAGCTGGCCGAG gtcctgCGCCCCTTCGAGCTGACGCACACCGAGGTGGTGGAGCGCCGGCGCCTCCTGCTGGAGAAAGGTTCGCAGGAGCGCTCGCGATCG CCTTCCACCTCTCGACATGGGGACTCCAAAACAGAGCGTGAGAAGAATCAGCTGATGGGGGTCAGCAGTTTTGCAATGGTGGAGAAAGACAAGACGCAGACAACGAAGACCCCTAAGGGTCtgggcaagaaaaaggaaaagtccGGG GAAGTGGTGAAGAAAGAGGAGAAGTCAGGGTCTGGGCAGTTACCCACACAAGGAACCCCTAAGAAAGAAGACTCCACAAAGGCAGGCAAGGGGA AGGTAACCATCCCTGAGCAGAAGCTAAGCAAGGGAAAAGGGACCAAGACTGGGAGCAAAGAGAAGCGCAGCATCCTCCTGGAGTCGGAG CTGGTTGGGGAAACTAGTGAGATGGTCAGCCCTCTCCTGGAGCCCGTGGAGCACCGAGATGGGAAAGTTTTCATGCCTGGGAACAAGGTCCTTTTGCATCTCAACCTTCTCC GAAACCGCATCACGGAGGTGGGGCTAGAGGCCTTCCTCACCACAGTGCAGTACCAGGCACAGTTCTCCAAGTCCAAGAGCGCGTCCAAGGGCCCCGTGGGGCTGCTGTGGCTGTCCCTGGCG aaAAACTGCTTCTCCCCACAATGTCCTGCGTACACCACGATCCAAGAGCTGATGCTGCCAAGGGACCCTGTCAGTAAAGCCAAGCACAAAGAGGCGGCGGCTGTGGCTCCCTCCACCTAG